From one Deinococcus sp. NW-56 genomic stretch:
- a CDS encoding acyl-CoA dehydrogenase family protein has protein sequence MTMFDVSPRTRDLHARLTAFMDEHIYPNEAEFHRQVNEGNRWEHVQLIEDLKPKARAEGLWNLFLPPASDPQGKFGPGLTNLEYAPLCEVMGRVWWAPEIFNCNAPDTGNMEVLARYGTPEQQEQWLVPLLNGEIRSAFSMTEPEVASSDATNIQASIRRDGDEYVINARKWWTSGAGDPRCAVSIFMGKTDPNAERHLQQSMILVPMDAPGVTTERMLTVFGYDDAPHGHAEMTFEDVRVPASSILLGEGRGFEIAQGRLGPGRIHHCMRLIGQAERALELMVERSSQRVAFGKPLAAHQHVREAIAHSRMEIDQARLLTLQAAHMMDTVGNKAARGQIAAIKVVAPNVALRVIDRAIQIFGGAGVSQDTPLAMMYAQARTLRLADGPDIVHTETVAKEELRARGVDLRRR, from the coding sequence ATGACCATGTTCGACGTTTCCCCGCGCACCCGCGACCTGCACGCCCGGCTGACCGCCTTCATGGACGAGCACATCTATCCCAACGAGGCCGAATTTCACCGCCAAGTGAATGAGGGCAACCGCTGGGAGCACGTGCAACTGATCGAGGACCTGAAACCGAAGGCGCGGGCGGAAGGCCTCTGGAACCTCTTCCTGCCGCCCGCCAGCGACCCGCAGGGCAAGTTCGGCCCCGGCCTGACCAATCTCGAATATGCCCCCCTGTGCGAGGTCATGGGCCGGGTGTGGTGGGCGCCCGAGATCTTCAACTGCAACGCGCCCGACACCGGCAACATGGAGGTGCTCGCCCGCTACGGCACCCCCGAGCAGCAGGAGCAGTGGCTGGTGCCTCTCCTGAACGGCGAAATTCGTTCCGCCTTCTCCATGACCGAGCCGGAGGTGGCGTCGAGCGACGCGACGAACATCCAGGCCAGCATTCGGCGCGACGGCGACGAGTACGTCATCAACGCCCGCAAGTGGTGGACGAGCGGGGCGGGCGACCCGCGCTGTGCGGTCAGCATCTTCATGGGCAAGACCGATCCCAATGCCGAGCGCCACCTCCAGCAGTCCATGATCCTGGTGCCGATGGACGCGCCCGGCGTGACGACCGAGCGGATGCTGACCGTCTTCGGCTACGACGACGCTCCGCACGGCCACGCCGAGATGACCTTCGAGGACGTGCGTGTGCCCGCCTCTTCCATCCTGCTGGGCGAGGGCCGGGGCTTTGAGATCGCGCAGGGCCGCCTGGGACCGGGCCGCATCCACCACTGTATGCGGCTGATCGGGCAAGCGGAGCGGGCGCTGGAGCTGATGGTGGAGCGCAGCAGCCAGCGGGTGGCCTTCGGCAAGCCGCTCGCCGCGCACCAGCACGTGCGGGAGGCCATCGCGCACAGCCGCATGGAGATCGACCAGGCCCGGCTGCTGACCCTCCAGGCCGCGCACATGATGGACACCGTGGGCAACAAGGCCGCCCGGGGCCAGATCGCCGCGATCAAGGTGGTCGCGCCTAACGTCGCCCTGCGCGTGATCGACCGCGCCATCCAGATTTTCGGCGGCGCGGGCGTCAGCCAGGACACCCCCCTCGCCATGATGTACGCCCAGGCCCGCACCCTGCGCCTCGCCGACGGCCCCGACATCGTCCATACCGAGACGGTGGCTAAGGAAGAACTGCGGGCGCGGGGCGTGGACCTGCGGCGGCGGTAG
- a CDS encoding type II toxin-antitoxin system HicB family antitoxin has translation MMEYKGYIGTATFDDAADLFHGEVINLRDVITFQGRSVDELRQAFRESVDDYLAFCAERGEEPERPFSGRFNLRISPELHARAVARARSEGLSLNAFVERALERVT, from the coding sequence ATGATGGAATACAAGGGGTATATCGGCACCGCCACCTTCGACGACGCGGCCGATCTGTTTCACGGCGAGGTCATCAATCTGCGCGACGTGATCACCTTTCAGGGGCGCAGCGTGGACGAGTTGCGGCAGGCTTTTCGCGAGAGCGTGGACGATTACCTGGCCTTTTGCGCCGAGCGGGGTGAGGAACCGGAACGGCCCTTCAGTGGCCGCTTCAACCTCCGTATCAGCCCCGAACTGCATGCCCGCGCCGTCGCCCGCGCCCGCAGCGAGGGCCTGAGCCTCAACGCCTTTGTGGAACGGGCACTGGAGCGGGTGACCTGA
- a CDS encoding type II toxin-antitoxin system HicA family toxin, translating to MGSPFGGTGFRYYKTVNTRQRRTLGRVFEQPTRSDVAWTDVEALFRALGADITEGNGSRVRVALNGVRAVFHRPHPEKETDRGALVSVRRFLENAGVKP from the coding sequence ATGGGTTCTCCTTTTGGTGGTACTGGATTCAGGTACTATAAGACCGTGAATACCCGTCAGCGCCGCACTCTGGGGCGGGTCTTCGAACAGCCCACCCGGAGTGACGTGGCCTGGACAGACGTCGAAGCGTTGTTCCGGGCGCTGGGGGCCGACATCACCGAGGGAAACGGGAGCCGGGTGCGGGTGGCCCTGAACGGCGTTCGCGCGGTCTTCCACCGTCCCCACCCGGAAAAGGAAACGGACCGGGGGGCGCTGGTGAGCGTGCGGCGCTTTCTGGAGAATGCAGGGGTGAAGCCATGA
- a CDS encoding SDR family oxidoreductase, whose translation MDFQNKIIVVTGAASGIGLALATRFVQEGATVIASDLNAEVGAQKAAEIGARFVPANVAQEDQIQALIADVLGQEGRIDLFCSNAGIAIGEGPETPDKQWDLIHRVNVMSHVWAARHLLPHYLERGEGYFLNTASAAGLLTELHSAPYAVTKHAALAFAEWLAITYADRGIKVSALCPEGVWTPMIQNAPILQQTAITTDELVEKTLEVLRRDGFLITTHPTTLQSFQKKAADYDGWIGGMRRLREKAMALLMGKQAFLKPSEDAPRTEGHA comes from the coding sequence ATGGACTTCCAGAACAAGATCATCGTCGTCACCGGCGCCGCCTCCGGCATCGGCCTCGCGCTCGCCACGCGTTTTGTGCAGGAGGGCGCGACCGTCATCGCCTCCGACCTCAACGCGGAAGTCGGGGCACAGAAGGCCGCCGAGATCGGTGCCCGCTTCGTGCCCGCGAACGTGGCCCAAGAGGACCAGATTCAGGCCCTGATCGCGGACGTGCTGGGGCAGGAGGGCCGCATCGACCTCTTCTGCTCGAACGCGGGCATCGCCATCGGCGAGGGGCCGGAGACGCCCGACAAGCAGTGGGACCTGATCCACCGGGTCAACGTGATGAGCCACGTCTGGGCCGCCCGGCACCTGCTCCCGCACTACCTGGAACGCGGCGAGGGCTACTTCCTGAACACGGCGTCGGCGGCGGGCCTGCTCACCGAACTGCACTCGGCCCCCTACGCGGTCACCAAGCACGCGGCGCTCGCCTTTGCCGAGTGGCTGGCGATCACCTACGCCGACCGGGGGATCAAGGTGTCCGCCCTCTGCCCGGAAGGGGTCTGGACGCCGATGATCCAGAACGCGCCCATCCTCCAGCAGACGGCGATCACGACCGATGAGCTGGTGGAAAAGACGCTGGAGGTGCTGCGGCGGGACGGTTTCCTGATCACCACGCACCCGACCACTCTTCAGTCCTTTCAGAAGAAGGCCGCCGACTACGACGGCTGGATCGGCGGCATGCGCCGCTTGCGGGAAAAGGCGATGGCGCTGCTGATGGGAAAGCAGGCGTTCCTGAAGCCCTCGGAGGACGCCCCCCGCACCGAGGGCCACGCGTGA
- a CDS encoding phosphotransferase family protein, with translation MTRPDTAPVRPGEELPLDALKEALRGEVEGDVDALEVEQFPGGFSNLTYLLRLGDQEYVLRRAPLGPVAAKAHDMPREYRLLSRVHPVLPVAPAPVLLVEDPAVIGAPFYLMERRRGVVVRTKLPPEYAALPGAPRQLSEALVDTLADLHAVDIGAAGLRDLGKPEGFNARQVEGWAGRWRRARTDDLPPVDELHDEDVIAWLTANTPAESAHTLVHNDFKLDNLMLDPADPARVVALLDWEMTTVGDPLADLGLTLTYWTMPQQPGGAENRVGAAAPGFLSREEFLERYATRSGRDVSNVAWYEVLGHFKLAVIVQQIYARYRAGQTRDPRFAPLGGQAAWLIGEAWRRIREVGGGGA, from the coding sequence GTGACCCGTCCCGACACCGCGCCCGTGCGCCCCGGCGAGGAGTTGCCGCTGGACGCGCTGAAGGAGGCGCTGCGCGGGGAGGTGGAGGGCGATGTGGACGCGCTGGAGGTCGAGCAGTTCCCCGGAGGCTTTTCCAACCTCACGTATCTTCTCCGGCTGGGCGATCAGGAGTACGTGCTGCGCCGCGCTCCCCTCGGCCCGGTGGCGGCCAAGGCGCACGACATGCCGCGCGAGTACCGGTTGCTTTCGCGGGTGCATCCGGTGCTGCCCGTCGCGCCCGCACCCGTGCTGCTGGTCGAGGACCCCGCCGTCATCGGAGCGCCCTTCTACCTGATGGAGCGGCGGCGCGGGGTGGTCGTGCGGACGAAGTTACCGCCGGAATACGCTGCCCTGCCTGGCGCCCCCCGGCAGCTCTCGGAGGCGCTGGTGGACACGCTGGCCGACCTGCACGCGGTGGACATCGGCGCGGCGGGCCTGCGCGACCTGGGCAAGCCCGAGGGCTTCAACGCCCGGCAGGTGGAAGGCTGGGCGGGACGCTGGCGCCGCGCCCGCACCGACGACCTGCCCCCCGTGGACGAGTTGCACGACGAGGACGTGATCGCCTGGCTGACCGCCAACACGCCCGCCGAATCCGCCCATACCCTCGTCCACAACGACTTCAAGCTCGATAACCTGATGCTGGACCCGGCGGACCCCGCGCGGGTGGTCGCCCTGCTGGACTGGGAGATGACCACGGTGGGCGATCCCCTCGCTGACCTGGGCCTGACCCTGACCTACTGGACGATGCCCCAGCAGCCGGGCGGAGCCGAGAACCGCGTCGGGGCAGCGGCTCCAGGGTTCCTGAGCCGCGAGGAGTTTCTGGAGCGTTATGCCACCCGCAGCGGGCGGGACGTGTCGAACGTGGCGTGGTACGAGGTGCTGGGGCACTTCAAGCTCGCGGTCATTGTCCAGCAGATCTACGCCCGCTACCGCGCCGGGCAGACGAGAGACCCCCGCTTCGCGCCGCTGGGCGGGCAGGCCGCGTGGCTGATCGGGGAGGCGTGGCGGCGGATTCGGGAGGTCGGCGGTGGGGGGGCGTGA
- a CDS encoding DUF421 domain-containing protein: MELFWSVLTDILTPQGGWSLRLILRIVLSSLLLLGYVIVLARTFGSRTFASFTSFDFLVNIAAGSLVASAILGNSIVESALSLLVLVLAQWGISAWGARSEAVQETFDNSPVVLVENGQVQEGAMRRSRVARATLESKMREAGVTQLSDVKFAVLESGGTISVVKA; this comes from the coding sequence ATGGAACTGTTCTGGTCGGTCCTGACGGACATCCTGACGCCGCAGGGCGGCTGGTCGCTGCGGCTGATCCTGCGGATCGTCCTGAGTTCGCTGCTGCTGCTGGGGTACGTGATCGTCCTGGCCCGGACCTTCGGCTCGCGGACCTTCGCGTCCTTTACCTCCTTCGACTTTCTGGTGAACATCGCGGCGGGGTCGCTGGTCGCCAGCGCCATTCTGGGCAACTCCATCGTCGAGTCGGCGCTGAGCCTGCTTGTGCTGGTGCTGGCGCAGTGGGGCATCTCGGCATGGGGGGCGCGGTCGGAGGCCGTGCAGGAAACCTTCGACAATTCCCCGGTCGTGCTTGTCGAAAACGGGCAGGTGCAGGAAGGCGCGATGCGCCGCTCGCGGGTGGCCCGCGCCACGTTGGAGAGCAAGATGCGCGAGGCGGGCGTCACCCAGCTCTCAGACGTGAAGTTCGCCGTGCTGGAATCGGGCGGCACCATCAGCGTCGTGAAAGCCTGA
- a CDS encoding histidine phosphatase family protein, with amino-acid sequence MSTLILVRHGQATPFEADTDRLSPLGEAQARAVGAYLAESGLEPTDVVSGSLVRQRESARLAAEAAGGVWPDPVTDPRLAEYDGDGLIRTLAPLLAARDPGFDTLLRASEAARQGPDRNRHLQRMLEPLAAAYLRGEVAHADVEPWAEFRARVHAFLRELLAGPSGRTVLAFTSGGVIGVTVAAVLRAPDESALTLNWRVRNGSLTRLTYGAGRASLDSFNETAHLTADLSSWR; translated from the coding sequence GTGAGTACCCTGATCCTCGTGCGGCACGGGCAGGCCACCCCCTTCGAGGCCGACACCGACCGCCTGTCCCCGCTGGGGGAGGCCCAGGCCCGTGCGGTGGGCGCATACCTGGCCGAGTCCGGCCTGGAACCGACCGACGTGGTCTCCGGTTCCCTGGTGCGCCAGCGCGAGAGCGCCCGCCTCGCGGCAGAGGCGGCGGGCGGCGTCTGGCCGGACCCCGTCACCGACCCCCGGCTGGCCGAGTACGACGGAGACGGCTTGATTCGCACCCTCGCGCCGCTGCTGGCCGCCCGCGACCCCGGCTTCGACACCCTGCTGCGGGCGTCCGAAGCCGCGCGGCAGGGTCCCGACCGCAACCGGCACCTCCAGCGGATGCTCGAACCGCTGGCCGCCGCCTACCTGCGCGGCGAGGTCGCGCACGCGGACGTGGAGCCGTGGGCGGAGTTCCGCGCCCGCGTCCACGCCTTCCTGCGCGAGTTGCTGGCGGGGCCGTCCGGGCGCACCGTACTCGCCTTTACCTCCGGCGGCGTGATCGGGGTGACCGTCGCGGCGGTGCTCCGCGCCCCCGACGAATCCGCCCTCACGCTGAACTGGCGCGTCCGCAACGGCAGCCTCACCCGGCTGACCTACGGCGCGGGACGGGCGAGCCTCGATTCTTTCAACGAGACGGCGCACCTCACCGCCGACCTCTCGTCCTGGCGCTAA
- a CDS encoding alpha/beta hydrolase, whose product MSLDPHLKEILLQMAAAPQPSGLEEMRAAVVANAARMPRRPVRIAGTRDLTIPGPASDLPARLYTPEGKGPHPLTIYFHGGGFVAYSIETHDSVCREICAVAQTAVLSVEYRLAPEHRFPAGVEDAYAALTWAAAHGGGLGADTSRLALAGDSAGASLCIACTLMARDNGGPPIRAQLLIYPAADFVNTDRYPSRRENAEGYFLTEERMRFFGQMYLSDAAHGAHPHVSPLHAAELHDLPPALVMTAEFDPLRDEGAAYVEALRAAGVRAEHLPGPGMIHGFVNLTALSPAAAHLLDRAAAWLGRELSGA is encoded by the coding sequence ATGTCCCTCGACCCCCACCTCAAGGAAATCCTGCTTCAGATGGCCGCCGCCCCCCAGCCCTCCGGCCTGGAGGAGATGCGGGCCGCCGTGGTCGCCAACGCCGCACGGATGCCGAGGCGACCGGTGAGAATCGCCGGAACGCGCGACCTGACGATTCCCGGCCCGGCCTCCGACCTGCCTGCCCGGCTATATACGCCGGAGGGGAAGGGGCCACACCCCCTCACGATCTACTTCCACGGGGGCGGTTTCGTCGCCTACTCCATCGAGACGCACGACAGCGTGTGCCGCGAGATTTGCGCGGTGGCCCAGACCGCCGTGCTGAGCGTGGAGTACCGCCTCGCGCCCGAACACCGCTTCCCCGCCGGGGTGGAGGACGCCTACGCCGCGCTGACGTGGGCCGCCGCGCACGGGGGGGGATTGGGGGCCGACACCTCCCGCCTTGCCCTGGCGGGGGACAGCGCGGGGGCGAGCCTGTGTATCGCCTGCACCCTGATGGCCCGCGACAACGGTGGCCCGCCCATCCGTGCCCAACTCCTGATTTACCCGGCGGCCGACTTCGTGAATACGGACCGCTACCCCAGCCGCCGTGAGAACGCGGAGGGCTATTTCCTGACCGAAGAGCGGATGCGTTTTTTCGGGCAGATGTACCTCTCGGACGCCGCCCACGGCGCACACCCCCATGTCTCCCCGCTTCATGCCGCCGAACTGCACGACCTCCCGCCCGCCCTGGTGATGACCGCCGAATTCGACCCCCTGCGCGACGAGGGGGCCGCTTACGTGGAGGCGCTGCGGGCGGCGGGTGTCCGCGCCGAGCATCTGCCTGGCCCCGGCATGATCCACGGCTTCGTCAACCTGACGGCCCTCTCGCCCGCCGCGGCCCACCTGCTGGACCGGGCGGCGGCGTGGCTGGGGCGCGAACTGTCGGGGGCCTAG